The genomic DNA CATCTATAATCTGGAAGACAACAGACATTTAGAGTCTCATATCGGGAGATATCTCCACTGATCTGGAGTTTGAATCCATCAATGACAAACAGTTAGGCTTGATATTGATTATCCTTTCATAATTGTCTTATTTACTTCTAGTCTCTATTTCAATTAGTGATTAGAAAATCATGAAAGTAGAATTGAAGAGCCTCCAAAACAGAAGAAAAGAACTCACAAAAGAATTGAAGTTACTAAGTGAAAAAGAGGAAGTCTTACTTGCAAAGACACGTGTGCTCAAAGGAATGTTGAAAATTCGCAGGAAAACAGAAAAGCCTAAGCAATTCGAAAAAGCACGGGAAAAGCTGGAGGCTCTAGAAGGTTTTGTTGAAAAAAAGAATTGGTCAAAGGATTTTGATTTTAGAGCTCATCTGGTAACGCCAATTCCCCGCGGAAATCGACTTGTAACAACAGGCGGAACTTCAATATCAAGAAATGATTCAAAGCTTAATCGTGTGAGATTGAAAAGAAACGCAACTTTCTCTTGGAGTTATAAGAAATTACCTTAATGCCAGCAACGAAAAAAGGGAAGAATGCGGTGGGACATCTCACTCAGTGAAAATATGACTTGTAGTCAACCCAGAAAAAAAGAATGGATTTAGGCTTACGAAAAGCTAAATTCGATATGTTTCTGCTGCCTTTGGAGGTTTCTTTCACAAGTGATAAAAGCAAGTGCAGATATGTGACAATGAAAGCGGTGATTGAATTATGGAAGATGTGAGAATAATCCTTGCAGGATTATGGGTAGCTCTTATGTTAGTTTATCTTTTGGGGGATGTGATGCGAATATTTGCAGGTGACTTCACACCAGGACAAGTGGGAGGAATAACATTGACTCAAAGTATGTTATTGTTAATGGCAATAATAATGTTGATTCCGAGTGTTATGCTTTTCTTGTCTCTAACATTAACCTATCCTTTAATTCGTTGGTTAAACATCATCGTACCCGTAGGTTTGTTCATTTTCAACATCGTTGGATTACCTGGTTACCCTGGAACTTATGACAAATTCTTGATAATTGTAGGACTTGGATGGAATGTGCTAACTATTTGGTATGCATGGCAATGGGTCTAAACAGGAAGGTTAGCAGCTCATCTTTTTCATGCATGCGGTTCATTATTTATTCAGGCTATCTTTCAAAACAACATTTATCAATAATTCCTCGTATCTCTCTTTTTCTTCTATCATTGGCATATGCCCTGAATTTTCAAAAATGAATAGCTTTTTACCTTTTTCGGCATCTAAGTTGTCATAAAATTTCTCAACAACAACTGTGGGAGTAGTCACATCGTATTTACCTTCAAAGAAGTATATGGGAACTTTAATAGATTGTATTTCTTTTGTAAGATTGACATTTTTCAATTCCTCCCACATTGCATTAATAGTAAAATCAAATCCTTTGTTTCTGAATGTTCTAATTCCTTCTGATAATGAATATTCGGGTGAAGTCAAAAAGTTAAATGTTAAAATTATCAGATCCTTCATAGACTTACTATGCATGAACCCTCCATATTTGCCAACATACCCAGCCATTTTTAGGAACTTTTTTGGTGATTCATAAGGTGGTGGGCCTATTGCTTTTATTGCATTTTGTCTGCCTACATCTCCAGATTTTTCAGCTTCTTCGACTAAGAAATCGTATGATACTTTTTGTTGTTCATATTCGTTTACAACTTGAGCTACACCAACGTAAGCATGTATCTTCTCGGGATAATTGTATGCAGTTTTAATTCCTATTACCGTTCCCCCTGAATGCGCAACAATAAAGACTTTTTGAGTGTGAAATCTGTCTCGTAAATAATCAATTAACTCATTACAATCCTCAGCAAGTCTATCTAAAGTCATTGAATCAACTGGAATATCACTATAAAATGATTTGCCAGCCCCTCGTTGATCCCAATGAACTACCGTAAAATGCTTAATTAACTCGGTATCATATTTACGTGAGCTTGACATCCCCAGCAAAGGCGCACCAGGACCACCATGCAAAAATACCAAAACTGGATTATTTTGATCTGTACCTCTGATGAATATCCATTGTTTTAAATCACCAAGTGTAATCTCCTCCAATGAGCTTATGCCATTAGATGTCTTTATTCTAGTCGAATTTCTCAAATAGCTCTTATACAGTAATACCCCGATATAGAGAAGCAAGAAAAATCCTGCTATGGATACAGCAATTAATAGAAATATGTTCAACGCATTTTTCCCTTTATTTACAGCAATTATTGCGTAATCATATAAATCATGCGTGCATGCAAGTCTTGATCAAACAAGAGAACTCTAACGAAGTCTAGAACTATTTTCCATAGAATCTTATAAACTGCGAAGTACATGGTATAAAGTGGAAGCCAGATGTAGGATATCAGACATTTTAGGGTCCTACTTCGGGAGATATCTCCACTTCAGTAACTAATATTTGTTAATATTTAGTTTCCAACATTAAGTATGCCTTCGCTTTCTTCGTTTTCCGAATAGCGTCACATCGTGGTTGTTGTAGTGTTTTAAAATCCTTAAGCTATTCTTCATGTGAAAACAATAATTATCACAAAACTTCATCTCATTCATCCACGATCTTAACGAAAGATAATACTTCAGTTAGACTTCTCATTTTATCACATTGGCTTGGAGCTTTTCCTTCTCGGTCGATAACAAAAGGCTTCAAGCCCGCTCTTTTCGCACCCTCATAGTCATATTTCACAGAATCGCCTATGAATAATGCTTCATTAGAGCGAACGCCAAGCTGGTCAAGAGCGTAAAGAAAAATCTCCTTATCTGGCTTTGCCTTGTTACACGAATCTATACCAACAGTAACGTCGAAAAAACTCGTTAATTTCAACCTATCCAGAATTTGTTTAAAATCTCTCTTGAACCCATTAGTGACTATCCCTAACTTTACACCGTTAGCCTTCAACTGAACCAATGTTGATTTAACGTCCGGGTAGGTCTGCAAATCCGCATGCTCCCACCATAACTCATCAATTTTCTTAGCCAAAAACTCTCGATTTTCTCTTATACCTATGCTTTCCAGAACTCTGAGATTCCACGCGATCCAAAAATCTTGTCCTAAATCGAGTTGACCTTGTGCAATGTCAAACTCCTTTTCATTAGCCTTATGAGCCTCAAGAATCTCATTAGATGAAACTTTCACTCCAAAGCAGTCAAGAATTCTCATATAGATTTCGGGAATAGCGGCCGTTCTTATAAGAGTCCCACCGAGGTCGAAAAGCACAGCCTTCACATGCA from Candidatus Bathyarchaeota archaeon includes the following:
- a CDS encoding DUF6326 family protein, whose protein sequence is MEDVRIILAGLWVALMLVYLLGDVMRIFAGDFTPGQVGGITLTQSMLLLMAIIMLIPSVMLFLSLTLTYPLIRWLNIIVPVGLFIFNIVGLPGYPGTYDKFLIIVGLGWNVLTIWYAWQWV
- a CDS encoding alpha/beta hydrolase gives rise to the protein MEEITLGDLKQWIFIRGTDQNNPVLVFLHGGPGAPLLGMSSSRKYDTELIKHFTVVHWDQRGAGKSFYSDIPVDSMTLDRLAEDCNELIDYLRDRFHTQKVFIVAHSGGTVIGIKTAYNYPEKIHAYVGVAQVVNEYEQQKVSYDFLVEEAEKSGDVGRQNAIKAIGPPPYESPKKFLKMAGYVGKYGGFMHSKSMKDLIILTFNFLTSPEYSLSEGIRTFRNKGFDFTINAMWEELKNVNLTKEIQSIKVPIYFFEGKYDVTTPTVVVEKFYDNLDAEKGKKLFIFENSGHMPMIEEKERYEELLINVVLKDSLNK
- a CDS encoding HAD family hydrolase, coding for MHVKAVLFDLGGTLIRTAAIPEIYMRILDCFGVKVSSNEILEAHKANEKEFDIAQGQLDLGQDFWIAWNLRVLESIGIRENREFLAKKIDELWWEHADLQTYPDVKSTLVQLKANGVKLGIVTNGFKRDFKQILDRLKLTSFFDVTVGIDSCNKAKPDKEIFLYALDQLGVRSNEALFIGDSVKYDYEGAKRAGLKPFVIDREGKAPSQCDKMRSLTEVLSFVKIVDE